The Tautonia rosea genome includes a region encoding these proteins:
- a CDS encoding GDP-mannose 4,6-dehydratase: MGRSVLVTGAGGFIGSHLVERLVRDGHTVRAFVRYNGRDDRGHLDALPDEVKASVEVRRGDLKDPEALRRAVKGQSWVFHLGASIAIPYSYENPLDVVQTNVGGTAHVLDSCRDSDALDRLVLTSTSEVYGTAQRVPIDESHPLQPQSPYAASKVGSDALGLSYHRSFELPVAILRPFNTFGPRQSARAIIPTIISQALTRPSIRLGSLEPRRDLTYVKDTAAGFIAIASCDQAIGQVVNIGRGDDVSIGELVDRIGQRLGTPLQVETDPQRVRPPASEVLRLLAGTDLAKELWGWQPRYSLDEGLDETIAWVRDNLHRFRVNEYTT; this comes from the coding sequence ATGGGAAGGTCGGTCCTCGTCACCGGTGCCGGCGGGTTCATCGGCAGCCACCTGGTTGAACGGCTCGTCCGAGACGGTCACACCGTGCGGGCCTTCGTCCGCTACAATGGCCGGGACGATCGCGGGCATCTCGACGCATTGCCCGACGAGGTCAAGGCGTCCGTCGAGGTTCGCCGTGGCGACCTCAAAGATCCCGAGGCGCTCCGCCGCGCTGTCAAGGGGCAGTCCTGGGTCTTTCACCTGGGAGCCTCGATCGCCATCCCTTACTCGTACGAGAACCCGCTCGACGTGGTGCAAACCAACGTCGGGGGGACAGCTCATGTCCTCGATTCCTGCCGCGACAGCGATGCACTTGACCGCCTGGTTCTCACCTCGACCTCTGAAGTTTATGGTACCGCTCAACGGGTTCCGATCGACGAGTCGCATCCGTTGCAGCCGCAATCGCCATACGCGGCGAGCAAGGTTGGCTCGGATGCGCTGGGGCTCAGCTACCATCGATCATTCGAATTGCCGGTCGCGATTCTTCGACCCTTCAACACCTTCGGACCCCGGCAATCGGCCCGAGCGATCATCCCGACGATCATCAGTCAGGCGTTGACACGGCCGTCTATCCGGCTCGGCAGCCTGGAGCCGAGACGTGATCTGACGTATGTTAAGGATACCGCCGCCGGCTTCATCGCCATCGCTTCGTGCGACCAGGCGATCGGACAGGTCGTCAACATCGGTCGGGGAGACGATGTGTCGATCGGGGAGCTCGTGGATCGGATCGGCCAGCGGCTCGGGACGCCGCTCCAGGTCGAAACCGACCCACAGCGCGTCCGGCCTCCGGCGAGCGAGGTGCTCCGATTGCTCGCGGGCACCGACCTCGCAAAGGAGCTCTGGGGATGGCAGCCCCGGTATTCGCTCGACGAAGGGCTTGATGAGACGATTGCCTGGGTTCGAGACAACCTGCATCGGTTCCGGGTGAACGAATACACCACGTGA
- a CDS encoding DHH family phosphoesterase — translation MELDWSPLASLIDTHHRFLLTTHVRPDGDALGSEVGLAGLLEQRGKDVRVVNASPLPPRYEFLAPRPRFFERFAELRPESLADREVLIILDLSSWSQLGEMAEFVRGFKGAKVVIDHHLSEDDLGALVMKDVTAESTGTLVLRMIRALGASPSPIMANGLLTAIAMDTGWFRHSNVTSETMRDAADLAEAGAPIHELYRSLFERNTAARMRLVGRVLSGLTLALDGRVAHASVTKEDLAKTGAIPSDTEDLIDQLAAINGVEVAMLLIEQLRGGVKVSLRSRSDIDVAELAGRFGGGGHRAAAGVLMPDPLSDSRERVLRALRPMLGLEVRS, via the coding sequence ATGGAACTGGACTGGTCCCCCCTGGCGTCCCTCATTGACACCCACCATCGGTTCCTCCTCACGACTCACGTCCGTCCCGATGGCGATGCTCTCGGCTCCGAGGTGGGGCTGGCCGGTCTCCTGGAACAGCGAGGCAAGGATGTTCGGGTGGTCAACGCAAGCCCGCTGCCCCCTCGCTACGAATTTCTGGCCCCGCGTCCGAGGTTCTTCGAGCGATTTGCCGAACTTCGGCCGGAATCGCTCGCCGATCGCGAGGTGCTGATCATTCTCGACCTCTCCAGTTGGTCGCAGCTCGGGGAGATGGCTGAGTTCGTCCGCGGGTTCAAGGGAGCGAAGGTGGTGATCGACCATCACCTGAGCGAGGACGATCTCGGAGCCCTCGTCATGAAGGATGTCACCGCGGAATCGACCGGAACGCTTGTGCTCAGAATGATCCGGGCGCTTGGGGCCTCTCCTTCTCCGATCATGGCCAATGGATTGCTCACGGCGATCGCCATGGATACCGGATGGTTCCGCCACTCGAACGTCACCTCCGAAACCATGAGAGACGCTGCCGATCTGGCCGAGGCGGGTGCTCCGATCCACGAGCTTTACCGTTCCCTCTTCGAACGAAACACCGCGGCTCGGATGCGGTTAGTTGGCAGGGTCCTTTCGGGCCTGACCCTGGCCCTCGATGGTCGAGTCGCCCATGCAAGCGTCACCAAGGAGGACCTGGCCAAGACCGGAGCGATTCCTTCCGACACCGAGGACCTGATCGATCAACTCGCGGCCATTAACGGTGTCGAGGTGGCCATGCTCTTGATTGAACAGCTTCGGGGAGGAGTGAAGGTCAGCCTTCGATCGCGAAGTGACATCGACGTGGCCGAGCTTGCCGGTCGCTTCGGTGGTGGAGGACACCGCGCCGCCGCAGGGGTCCTGATGCCCGATCCCCTCTCCGACTCCCGCGAGCGGGTGCTTCGGGCCCTCCGGCCCATGCTGGGCCTTGAAGTCCGATCCTGA
- a CDS encoding QcrA and Rieske domain-containing protein, with the protein MNRRQWFQFGAAAIGALIGLVLAVPGVAYLLSPLLKRRTDDSDFRTLTRLGDLVEGQPRSFSIIEEQRDAWVSYPATPVGTVWLVRQPEDAPEPVIALSAECPHLACKIKVSGDGKGFLCPCHASFFELDGSRVNRISPRGMDTLEVEPIDPNDPNAEIRVKFHRFRTGTEEKIPLA; encoded by the coding sequence ATGAATCGTCGTCAATGGTTCCAGTTTGGGGCCGCCGCGATCGGCGCCCTGATCGGCCTGGTCCTGGCCGTGCCGGGCGTGGCCTACTTGCTTTCGCCCCTCTTGAAACGCCGAACGGATGACTCCGACTTTCGCACTCTCACTCGACTGGGTGACCTGGTCGAAGGGCAGCCGCGATCGTTCTCGATCATCGAGGAGCAGCGCGACGCCTGGGTCAGCTATCCGGCCACTCCCGTCGGAACGGTCTGGCTGGTGCGGCAGCCCGAGGATGCTCCCGAGCCGGTCATCGCCCTGTCGGCCGAATGTCCCCACCTGGCCTGCAAGATCAAGGTTTCGGGCGATGGAAAGGGCTTCCTCTGCCCTTGTCACGCCAGCTTTTTCGAACTCGACGGTTCGAGGGTAAACCGGATCTCTCCACGAGGGATGGACACTCTGGAAGTTGAGCCGATCGACCCGAACGACCCCAACGCCGAGATCCGGGTCAAGTTCCACCGCTTCCGAACCGGGACCGAGGAGAAGATCCCCCTTGCGTAA
- a CDS encoding cytochrome b N-terminal domain-containing protein → MRNRSQFSEWIDARTGLVSRVSGLSGETVQGGAGLRHVFGSALAGAFLIQLITGLLLMTSYVPSSSHAWGSVWFIEREMMLGWVIRGLHHFGSSAVVILLALHLVQTIVMASYRAPREFNWWLGLIMMFAVLGLALTGYLLPWDQKGYWATRVATNIAGTTPVIGPLAQQVLVGGIEYGNQTLTRLYGLHVGLLPLVIILCLLGHWALARRHGLNGKERPQRTDSYWPAQAFYNLAAIGLVLAILLGVVLYEGGAGLEAPADPTGTDYPARPEWYFLALYQLLNEFESDTEIIGTMVIPGTIVTILFFLPILDRLFPKRLVHFGACALIFGVLGGAGYLMSKALLADWNDAAFILARQEADEQRDRADQLAEANGLPPDGASYLMARDPLSRGMDLLEANCLSCHAYGGKVRVQLQVAQPTAEQLASADPTRFAELGQSLSDPVLRSLAFALPEDFMAEEVRRDENDVTQTKVILKGKNAGGERVEAELVEGRSHVIVQTEAVQSASDLEAFGTRDWIRGLLEDPTSPKYFGLVPQCGGMAEWKAGSQLSSEQLDQVADFFAEYVIPYREGVSAASWELQFEDPENQHPGYEHFLNECANCHFWGLGGADGTGVDAPNLYGWGSPTWTRRMIEEPGARDLYGYLADHEQMPGFAGQLTQEDLDVLIRLLKGDFLPVRDSEDGSTTQPAAAGIVVDAQQQPD, encoded by the coding sequence TTGCGTAACCGAAGCCAGTTCTCAGAGTGGATCGACGCCCGGACCGGACTCGTCTCGCGCGTCTCCGGTCTTTCCGGGGAAACGGTCCAAGGCGGTGCCGGGCTGCGACACGTGTTCGGCTCGGCGCTGGCCGGAGCGTTCCTGATCCAGCTCATCACCGGTTTGTTGCTGATGACCTCGTATGTGCCGTCCTCCTCCCACGCCTGGGGGAGTGTCTGGTTCATCGAGCGCGAGATGATGTTGGGCTGGGTGATCCGGGGCCTGCACCACTTTGGCTCCTCGGCCGTGGTCATTTTGCTGGCCCTGCACCTAGTTCAAACGATCGTGATGGCCTCGTACCGGGCTCCCCGAGAGTTCAACTGGTGGCTTGGCCTGATCATGATGTTTGCCGTCCTCGGCCTGGCCCTGACCGGCTACCTGCTTCCGTGGGACCAGAAAGGTTACTGGGCGACCCGGGTTGCCACCAACATCGCCGGCACGACTCCTGTGATCGGTCCGCTCGCGCAGCAAGTGCTCGTCGGCGGGATCGAATACGGCAATCAGACGCTCACCCGACTTTATGGACTGCACGTTGGTCTATTACCGCTGGTCATCATTCTTTGCCTCCTCGGACACTGGGCCCTGGCCCGTCGTCATGGCCTGAATGGCAAGGAACGGCCCCAACGAACCGACTCCTACTGGCCCGCTCAGGCGTTTTACAATCTGGCGGCAATTGGCCTCGTGCTCGCAATCTTGCTCGGTGTGGTCCTCTACGAAGGCGGTGCCGGCCTTGAAGCCCCGGCCGATCCGACTGGGACTGATTATCCCGCTCGTCCCGAGTGGTACTTTCTCGCACTCTATCAGCTGCTCAATGAGTTCGAGAGCGATACCGAGATTATCGGGACGATGGTCATTCCCGGCACGATTGTGACAATCCTGTTTTTTCTCCCGATCCTTGACCGCCTGTTTCCGAAGCGATTGGTCCACTTTGGGGCCTGCGCGCTGATCTTCGGCGTGCTTGGCGGCGCCGGATACTTGATGAGCAAGGCCCTGCTAGCCGACTGGAACGATGCGGCCTTTATCCTTGCTCGCCAGGAGGCCGACGAGCAACGTGATCGGGCCGACCAGCTCGCCGAGGCCAACGGCCTTCCACCTGACGGCGCAAGTTACCTGATGGCCCGCGATCCCCTGTCTCGGGGAATGGACCTACTCGAAGCGAACTGCCTGAGCTGTCATGCATACGGTGGCAAAGTTCGGGTCCAGCTTCAGGTGGCTCAGCCCACCGCCGAGCAACTGGCCTCTGCGGATCCGACGCGCTTCGCGGAACTCGGCCAATCGCTGTCCGATCCCGTTCTCCGGTCCCTTGCGTTCGCCTTGCCCGAGGATTTTATGGCCGAAGAGGTCAGAAGAGACGAGAACGACGTAACCCAGACTAAGGTGATCCTCAAGGGGAAAAATGCCGGAGGAGAGCGTGTCGAGGCCGAGCTGGTCGAGGGACGTTCCCATGTGATCGTTCAGACCGAGGCCGTTCAGTCCGCCTCCGACCTGGAAGCCTTTGGCACTCGCGACTGGATTCGAGGGCTCCTGGAAGACCCGACGTCGCCGAAGTACTTCGGCCTGGTCCCGCAATGCGGCGGTATGGCCGAGTGGAAGGCCGGTTCTCAACTCTCCTCGGAACAGCTCGACCAGGTGGCCGACTTTTTTGCCGAGTATGTCATTCCATACCGCGAAGGGGTTTCGGCAGCGAGCTGGGAACTTCAGTTCGAAGACCCCGAAAACCAGCACCCAGGCTACGAACACTTTCTCAATGAGTGCGCGAACTGCCACTTCTGGGGGCTCGGCGGTGCAGACGGTACCGGCGTCGATGCTCCGAATCTTTATGGCTGGGGGTCGCCGACCTGGACACGACGCATGATCGAAGAGCCGGGCGCCCGCGATCTCTACGGCTACCTGGCTGATCACGAGCAGATGCCCGGTTTCGCCGGTCAACTGACCCAGGAAGACCTCGACGTGCTCATTCGCTTGCTCAAGGGAGACTTTCTCCCCGTCCGAGATTCGGAGGACGGTTCCACGACCCAGCCTGCTGCCGCGGGAATTGTCGTCGACGCTCAGCAACAACCCGATTGA